Proteins found in one Litorihabitans aurantiacus genomic segment:
- a CDS encoding methyltransferase domain-containing protein: MRCDYLERDLCRSCTLLHLPPVDQLATKVAGVRDALADLNLPDDVWRAPVMSPEQGFRNKAKMVVGGTAAAPVLGIQAVDGPRGAVSDLTRCPLHAPAIERALPALAAFVTTASLTPYDLVHRRGELKHLLVTANEAGDLMVRFVLRSREAEVRIRKHLPALRRVLPRLAVVSLNIHPEHAAVLEGPHEIVLHGETLTMTVNDLPLHLRPRSFFQTNTAVAAALYRNATDWLTSLEPRTLWDLYCGVGGFALHAAAAMPTLEVLGVEVSRDAVASAGRTAADLGLARARFRADDATDVALGDPAAAPDVVVVNPPRRGIGPGLAAWLETSRARHVLYSSCNATTLARDLAAMPSLRVKHAQVLDMFPHTTHSEVLVGLTRRPG, encoded by the coding sequence GTGCGGTGCGACTACCTCGAGCGGGACCTGTGCCGCTCGTGCACCCTCCTGCACCTCCCGCCCGTCGACCAGCTGGCGACCAAGGTCGCCGGCGTCCGGGACGCCCTCGCCGACCTGAACCTGCCCGACGACGTCTGGCGCGCCCCGGTCATGAGCCCCGAGCAGGGCTTCCGGAACAAGGCGAAGATGGTCGTCGGCGGCACGGCGGCCGCCCCCGTCCTCGGCATCCAGGCGGTCGACGGCCCCCGCGGCGCCGTCAGCGACCTCACCCGCTGCCCGCTCCACGCCCCCGCGATCGAGCGCGCCCTGCCCGCCCTCGCCGCATTCGTCACGACGGCGTCGCTCACCCCCTACGACCTCGTCCACCGCCGCGGCGAGCTCAAGCACCTGCTCGTGACCGCCAACGAGGCGGGCGACCTCATGGTGCGCTTCGTGCTGCGCTCGCGCGAGGCCGAGGTCCGCATCCGCAAGCACCTGCCGGCGTTGCGTCGGGTGCTGCCGCGCCTCGCCGTCGTCAGCCTGAACATCCACCCCGAGCACGCCGCCGTGCTCGAGGGCCCGCACGAGATCGTGCTGCACGGCGAGACGCTGACGATGACCGTCAACGACCTCCCGCTGCACCTGCGGCCGCGCTCGTTCTTCCAGACGAACACCGCGGTCGCCGCCGCGCTCTACCGCAACGCCACCGACTGGCTGACGAGCCTCGAGCCGCGCACGCTCTGGGACCTGTACTGCGGCGTCGGCGGCTTCGCCCTCCACGCCGCCGCGGCCATGCCGACGCTGGAGGTCCTCGGCGTGGAGGTCTCGCGCGACGCCGTCGCGAGCGCCGGACGCACCGCCGCCGACCTCGGCCTGGCGAGGGCGCGCTTCCGCGCCGACGACGCGACCGACGTCGCGCTCGGCGACCCGGCGGCGGCGCCCGACGTCGTCGTCGTCAACCCGCCCCGGCGCGGGATCGGCCCGGGGCTGGCCGCCTGGCTCGAGACCTCGCGCGCCCGTCACGTCCTGTACTCCTCGTGCAACGCCACGACCCTGGCCCGCGACCTGGCCGCGATGCCGTCGCTGCGCGTGAAGCACGCGCAGGTGCTCGACATGTTCCCGCACACCACCCACTCCGAGGTGCTGGTCGGGCTGACCAGGCGCCCCGGGTAG
- a CDS encoding DUF4349 domain-containing protein, whose product MSARGTSAAPPARTPRPGRTTRAANPIATASTTAALAVGLVLLAGCTGGGASDTSGVPAMPMSGDSADRAGGSSESARSESGSTSGPAAGDEAATTAPASVTTGAAAADRQVISTGWVDVVVDDPVAAAGEVVTIVEGAAGWIDSRSIVAETEDEPASATLVTRIPSEVLTATLTELDTVGDTVRSEIEAEDVTGTVQDLDARIRAKELSVERLENLLANATTNAELIEAESALTARQSELEELHSQRNRLGDQAAMSTITLELTVAEEDEEEPAVEPRGFSSGLSDGWGSLTTFVTGALVVLGVLLPWLVVAAALGGAVLLVRRIRHGRATTPVATATASPAATATDTSSTPAPEAPAPEGGHDAKD is encoded by the coding sequence ATGAGCGCACGAGGCACCTCCGCAGCACCGCCCGCCAGGACACCGCGTCCCGGTCGCACCACCCGGGCCGCCAACCCGATTGCGACGGCGTCGACCACCGCCGCCCTCGCCGTCGGACTCGTGCTCCTCGCGGGCTGCACCGGCGGGGGCGCCAGTGACACGTCGGGCGTGCCGGCGATGCCGATGTCGGGCGACAGCGCGGACCGGGCCGGCGGCAGCTCCGAGTCGGCCCGGAGCGAGTCCGGGTCGACGAGCGGACCAGCCGCCGGTGACGAGGCAGCGACGACCGCCCCCGCCTCCGTCACCACCGGCGCCGCGGCCGCCGACCGCCAGGTCATCTCCACCGGCTGGGTGGACGTCGTGGTGGACGACCCGGTCGCCGCCGCCGGCGAGGTCGTCACGATCGTGGAGGGCGCCGCGGGCTGGATCGACAGCCGCTCGATTGTCGCCGAGACCGAGGACGAGCCGGCCTCGGCGACGCTCGTCACCCGCATCCCGTCCGAGGTCCTCACGGCCACGCTCACCGAGCTCGACACGGTCGGCGACACGGTCCGCAGCGAGATCGAGGCCGAGGACGTGACGGGCACCGTGCAGGACCTCGACGCGCGCATCCGCGCCAAGGAGCTCTCCGTGGAGCGGCTCGAGAACCTCCTGGCGAACGCCACGACCAACGCCGAGCTCATCGAGGCCGAGTCCGCGCTGACCGCGCGCCAGTCCGAGCTCGAGGAGCTCCATTCGCAGCGCAACCGGCTCGGCGACCAGGCGGCGATGTCGACCATCACGCTCGAGCTGACGGTGGCGGAGGAGGACGAGGAGGAGCCGGCCGTGGAGCCGCGCGGGTTCAGCAGCGGCCTGTCCGACGGCTGGGGGAGCCTGACCACCTTCGTCACCGGTGCGCTCGTGGTGCTCGGCGTGCTCCTGCCGTGGCTCGTGGTGGCCGCTGCGCTCGGGGGCGCGGTGCTGCTCGTGCGCCGCATCCGTCACGGTCGCGCGACGACACCGGTGGCGACGGCGACGGCATCGCCTGCCGCGACCGCGACGGACACCTCGAGCACCCCGGCACCCGAGGCGCCCGCACCGGAGGGCGGACACGACGCAAAGGACTGA
- a CDS encoding VOC family protein, which yields MTINVNPYLQFRDTARAAMEFYADVFGGEATVSTFGDFGLAQDPADADKVMHSQLVIDGRAWLMASDTPASMSLPEASSVAVSLFGGSEDAEVLRAQWAKLIDGGHIVEDLVAAPWGDHFGMVTDRFGTFWMVNIGADPQ from the coding sequence ATGACCATCAACGTCAACCCCTACCTGCAGTTCCGCGACACCGCCCGCGCGGCGATGGAGTTCTACGCCGACGTGTTCGGCGGTGAGGCGACCGTCTCGACGTTCGGTGACTTCGGGCTGGCGCAGGACCCGGCCGACGCCGACAAGGTCATGCACAGCCAGCTCGTGATCGACGGGCGCGCGTGGCTGATGGCGTCGGACACGCCGGCGTCGATGTCCCTGCCCGAGGCCTCGTCGGTGGCGGTGTCGCTGTTCGGCGGGAGTGAGGACGCCGAGGTCCTGCGCGCGCAGTGGGCGAAGCTGATCGACGGCGGGCACATCGTCGAGGACCTGGTCGCCGCCCCGTGGGGCGACCACTTCGGGATGGTCACCGACCGCTTCGGCACGTTCTGGATGGTCAACATCGGCGCCGACCCCCAGTAG